A genomic segment from Gilvibacter sp. SZ-19 encodes:
- a CDS encoding CsgE family curli-type amyloid fiber assembly protein: MRSEGNLRWSVLLILLLMGYTAQGQIYNKDVAAKLDVEFNDEFINIIASGLNKTSIDKSLRYVITAFVLLEDGTTVKEDKEERFVLPAAEKKVLNSLTLPRRDLRRKIILLLIYDENDKIIGKDRVVFYGDDKKDPDLFSFEQDPNKNQQEAMDEPDGIVLRGLVIENTKTKPARDFYREYYANYLAKKVNSEFIITIDELLALGTNTKVEVKVGDALVWQFFVNPRSDYISDMADIALNRTIRYLQQQKRDQNTIRKY; encoded by the coding sequence ATGCGATCTGAGGGGAATTTGCGCTGGAGCGTGCTATTGATTTTACTGCTTATGGGCTATACGGCTCAAGGGCAGATCTACAATAAAGATGTGGCTGCCAAGTTGGATGTCGAGTTCAATGATGAGTTCATCAATATCATAGCCTCTGGTCTAAATAAGACCTCCATAGACAAATCCCTTAGATATGTAATTACCGCCTTTGTCCTTTTAGAGGACGGTACGACCGTCAAAGAAGACAAGGAAGAACGATTTGTTTTGCCAGCAGCGGAGAAAAAAGTATTGAATAGCCTCACCTTACCTAGAAGAGACCTACGCAGAAAGATCATTCTGCTTCTCATTTACGACGAAAACGATAAGATAATCGGAAAAGACAGAGTAGTGTTCTACGGAGATGACAAGAAAGATCCTGATCTTTTCTCCTTTGAGCAGGACCCAAATAAGAATCAGCAAGAAGCCATGGACGAACCCGACGGAATAGTGCTGCGTGGCCTTGTAATTGAGAACACCAAGACCAAACCTGCTCGCGACTTTTATCGCGAATACTATGCAAACTATTTGGCCAAGAAGGTTAATTCTGAGTTTATCATAACCATAGACGAACTATTAGCACTGGGCACAAACACTAAGGTAGAAGTAAAGGTCGGTGATGCTTTAGTTTGGCAATTCTTTGTAAACCCCAGAAGCGACTATATATCTGACATGGCAGATATTGCATTGAACCGCACCATTCGCTATTTGCAGCAGCAAAAACGCGATCAAAATACGATCAGAAAATACTAA
- a CDS encoding curli production assembly/transport component CsgF, protein MRILLTFILFGLAQISFGQELVYRPINPAFGGDTFNYNWLLNSANAQNGFNESFGREDLSTLDSFAESLNRQILGQLTRGLFSAQLGDGLEAGTYSFGTLALEIFDSAEGLVVNILDTSTGEQTQIIIPN, encoded by the coding sequence ATGAGAATACTACTAACCTTTATTTTATTCGGACTCGCACAGATCAGTTTTGGTCAGGAGCTTGTTTATCGTCCTATTAATCCGGCATTTGGCGGAGACACGTTCAATTACAACTGGCTGCTGAACTCGGCCAATGCGCAGAACGGTTTTAATGAAAGCTTTGGCCGCGAAGATCTTTCCACCCTTGACAGCTTTGCAGAGAGTCTAAACCGACAGATTTTAGGACAGCTCACGCGCGGTCTTTTTTCTGCCCAATTGGGCGATGGTCTTGAGGCTGGAACTTACAGTTTCGGAACTCTTGCTTTAGAGATATTTGATTCTGCAGAAGGTCTGGTAGTCAATATACTCGACACCTCCACAGGAGAACAAACCCAAATAATCATTCCCAACTAG
- a CDS encoding CsgG/HfaB family protein, with protein sequence MRKLMYRISILAMLVLFNSCGALFNQPVDVQNARLGELSDQTTVLKQLPLPNEPIVVGVYNFKDQTGQYKAVENGSTFSTAVTQGATTILIKALEDSQWFNPIERENLSNLLNERNIIRSTRDDFRKANPDANIPRLKPLLFAGILLEGGVISYDTNILTGGAGARYFGAGGSTRYRQDRITVYLRAVSTSNGAILKTVYVSKTILSQAVDVSLFRYVNFQRLLEVETGFTKNEPTQLAVSEAIEKAVEALIIEGIMDGLWQSKEGEEIDQKLIDDYLLEKELEASTGLYERELAERSEKKHVLSLNLGGTYINGDFSSSDVDANAGLGYQYKLSDAFRVGVEGSILRLNANKAISRRYWWLTADANLQYRLLPYDKFSPIFYGGGGYMSFVDNTEAKFLQDWEGFFKVQGGAGFEYMVNPNFSILARAGYHVSFTDKLDDEIFGSRDDHYLTFGIGLNYHFGGGTTKQTTN encoded by the coding sequence ATGAGAAAGCTTATGTACAGGATATCTATCCTCGCTATGCTTGTGCTTTTTAACAGCTGTGGCGCCCTGTTCAATCAGCCTGTCGATGTGCAAAATGCGCGTCTTGGTGAGCTGTCAGATCAGACCACTGTGCTAAAACAATTACCACTGCCTAACGAACCAATAGTTGTTGGTGTATACAACTTCAAGGATCAGACTGGTCAGTACAAAGCTGTTGAAAACGGAAGCACCTTTAGTACCGCCGTTACCCAAGGCGCTACAACCATTCTAATAAAAGCGCTTGAAGATTCGCAATGGTTCAATCCTATTGAGCGAGAAAATTTGAGCAACTTGCTCAACGAGCGCAATATTATCCGATCCACTCGCGACGATTTTAGAAAGGCCAATCCTGATGCCAATATCCCCAGACTCAAGCCTTTGCTCTTTGCGGGCATACTCTTAGAAGGAGGTGTGATCTCTTACGATACTAACATACTTACTGGTGGGGCCGGGGCGCGTTATTTTGGAGCCGGAGGATCTACCCGTTACAGACAAGACCGTATCACCGTTTACTTGCGCGCAGTTTCTACGAGCAATGGGGCCATTTTAAAAACCGTATATGTGTCCAAAACCATTTTGTCCCAAGCCGTAGACGTAAGTCTGTTCCGTTATGTGAACTTCCAGCGTCTTTTAGAAGTGGAGACTGGTTTTACTAAGAACGAGCCTACCCAATTGGCCGTGTCAGAAGCTATTGAAAAAGCGGTGGAGGCCTTAATTATTGAAGGGATCATGGACGGACTTTGGCAGTCTAAAGAAGGTGAGGAGATCGATCAAAAACTAATTGACGACTATTTGCTAGAAAAGGAGCTCGAAGCTTCCACCGGTCTTTACGAACGTGAATTGGCTGAGCGTAGCGAAAAGAAACACGTGCTCAGCCTAAATTTAGGGGGAACCTATATCAATGGTGATTTCTCTTCGAGCGACGTGGATGCTAACGCAGGTCTTGGCTACCAATACAAACTCTCTGATGCTTTCCGAGTAGGGGTAGAAGGGAGTATTTTACGATTGAATGCCAACAAGGCCATTTCCAGACGTTATTGGTGGCTAACAGCCGATGCCAATCTGCAATATCGCTTACTGCCTTACGATAAATTCTCACCAATTTTCTACGGAGGAGGAGGCTATATGAGCTTTGTAGACAATACCGAGGCCAAGTTTCTGCAAGATTGGGAAGGTTTCTTTAAAGTACAAGGCGGAGCAGGATTTGAATATATGGTGAACCCGAACTTTTCCATACTCGCTCGAGCTGGCTATCACGTCAGCTTTACAGATAAATTAGATGACGAGATCTTCGGTTCAAGAGACGATCACTATTTGACCTTTGGAATAGGTCTGAATTACCACTTTGGTGGTGGTACAACCAAACAAACAACAAACTAA
- a CDS encoding carboxypeptidase-like regulatory domain-containing protein, whose amino-acid sequence MKSQLIYKCLVFAVFVVLSACSEDKIEDGVTGTLTGLVVSSGDNAPLANVKISTQPITSTVFTDNAGLFEITNVPVGDYAVQAELDGFVVEFEAAVIAADRESNVIFELSREVLDNNSPNTPVAISPANNATDLPLSLEFVWSGGDPDEDDTVTYTISLQNDQNDEVLELQTVSDTTLTVNSGLMFSTQYFWQISADDGVNPPVLSAINSFETTAIPNAEYLFVRKVGSNNVIYGADLDGNLIQLTSEATNSWRPRKNSAIGKIAYLQSVGGQTQLFIMDEDGGNKQQLTFAVPVSGFDLNEVDFAWEPNGASILFPTLSGVRQISTTATTGVTTSFYEPAAGLLVTEIAWSEFNDIIALKLNDIEGYNVSIITVDIDGNLLDTVFDGQPGAAGGLDLNIDGSKVLYWYDISGFELPSYLPQDARLFLYDRVSSSTTTIDTAVPTGRNNFDPRFGPNENDIYYTDKPRAATATPSVFFHDLGGAPGNAEQLLTNAAMIDYEQ is encoded by the coding sequence ATGAAATCCCAACTTATATATAAATGCTTAGTTTTTGCAGTCTTTGTAGTTCTCAGTGCGTGCAGTGAGGATAAAATAGAAGACGGCGTTACAGGAACGCTCACAGGCTTGGTAGTTTCAAGTGGAGATAATGCTCCTTTAGCTAATGTAAAGATCTCTACGCAGCCTATAACCAGTACCGTGTTCACTGATAATGCAGGACTATTTGAAATTACCAATGTGCCTGTAGGCGATTATGCCGTGCAAGCAGAGCTTGATGGTTTTGTGGTAGAGTTTGAGGCAGCAGTTATTGCTGCCGATAGAGAATCTAACGTCATCTTTGAACTCAGCAGAGAAGTACTGGACAATAACTCTCCCAATACTCCTGTGGCCATAAGTCCGGCCAATAATGCTACAGATCTGCCCTTGAGTTTAGAATTCGTTTGGTCGGGTGGAGATCCGGACGAAGATGATACCGTGACCTATACCATCAGCCTACAAAACGATCAGAACGACGAGGTCTTAGAATTGCAAACTGTTTCAGACACTACGCTCACAGTGAATAGTGGCCTTATGTTCTCCACACAATATTTCTGGCAGATCAGCGCAGACGATGGTGTCAACCCTCCGGTATTGAGCGCGATAAACAGTTTTGAAACCACAGCTATTCCTAATGCTGAGTATCTCTTTGTTAGAAAAGTAGGTTCAAACAATGTGATCTACGGAGCCGATCTGGACGGAAACCTCATTCAATTGACCTCCGAGGCTACCAACAGCTGGAGACCTCGAAAGAACAGCGCTATTGGAAAAATCGCCTATTTGCAAAGTGTAGGTGGCCAGACGCAATTATTTATCATGGATGAGGATGGCGGTAATAAACAACAGCTCACCTTTGCAGTTCCGGTAAGTGGATTTGACTTGAACGAAGTTGATTTTGCTTGGGAACCTAATGGAGCCAGTATCCTTTTCCCAACATTGAGTGGGGTTAGGCAGATAAGTACAACGGCAACCACTGGAGTAACAACTTCTTTTTATGAACCTGCTGCAGGCTTATTAGTGACCGAAATTGCTTGGAGTGAATTTAACGACATCATTGCCTTAAAGCTAAACGATATAGAGGGTTATAATGTTTCTATAATTACTGTGGATATAGACGGAAATTTACTGGATACTGTTTTTGATGGACAACCAGGGGCTGCAGGAGGACTAGACTTGAATATAGACGGTTCCAAAGTGCTGTATTGGTATGACATTTCCGGATTTGAATTGCCTTCTTATTTGCCTCAGGATGCGCGATTATTTCTTTACGATAGAGTCTCTTCGAGTACGACAACCATAGATACGGCGGTACCCACCGGAAGAAATAATTTCGATCCGCGATTCGGACCAAATGAGAATGATATTTACTACACCGACAAACCAAGAGCCGCTACAGCTACTCCTAGTGTCTTTTTTCATGACCTCGGAGGAGCTCCTGGTAATGCAGAACAATTACTGACCAATGCGGCTATGATCGATTACGAGCAATAA
- a CDS encoding AIR synthase related protein yields the protein MSKEVSKRYAGRGVSAAKEDVHNAIKNIDKGLFPKAFCKIVPDYLTGSQDHCLVMHADGAGTKSSLAYMYWKETGDLSVWKGIAQDALVMNLDDLLCVGATSGITLSSTIGRNKNLIPGEVIAAIINGTEELVKEMADFGVDIYPTGGETADVGDLVRTIIVDSTVTARMRRDEVIDNGNIKAGDVIVGLASYGQATYETEYNGGMGSNGLTSARHDVFGKELATKYPESFDPAVPEELVYSGAKKLTDKVTDSPLDAGKLVLSPTRTYAPIIKKILETVDRQHIHGMVHCSGGAQTKILHFVDRFHIVKDNMFEVPPLFNLIQEQSGTDWKEMYQVFNMGHRMELYVPQAVADQIIAISESFGVAAQIVGRVEDAAEKSLTIRSQQGEFHYH from the coding sequence ATGAGTAAGGAGGTTTCTAAACGTTATGCCGGGCGCGGAGTATCTGCGGCCAAAGAGGACGTTCACAATGCTATCAAGAATATCGACAAGGGTTTGTTCCCTAAGGCATTCTGTAAGATTGTCCCTGATTACTTAACAGGAAGCCAAGATCATTGTTTGGTAATGCATGCCGATGGTGCAGGAACCAAATCTTCTCTGGCTTATATGTATTGGAAGGAGACTGGAGATCTATCGGTTTGGAAGGGGATCGCTCAAGATGCCTTGGTGATGAATCTGGATGACCTTCTCTGTGTCGGTGCGACTTCTGGTATTACGCTGAGTTCTACAATCGGAAGAAATAAGAATTTAATTCCCGGTGAGGTCATAGCAGCGATAATCAATGGAACCGAAGAACTGGTTAAAGAGATGGCGGATTTTGGCGTTGACATTTATCCAACCGGAGGCGAAACAGCCGATGTTGGGGATCTGGTACGAACCATCATTGTCGACTCTACCGTTACCGCTCGCATGCGACGTGATGAGGTGATAGACAACGGCAATATTAAGGCCGGCGATGTGATCGTTGGTTTGGCTTCTTACGGTCAAGCTACTTACGAAACCGAGTACAATGGCGGTATGGGAAGCAACGGCTTAACTTCTGCAAGACACGATGTTTTTGGTAAAGAGCTAGCAACGAAATATCCAGAGAGTTTTGACCCAGCGGTGCCTGAAGAACTCGTTTATTCGGGGGCTAAAAAATTGACAGATAAGGTTACCGACAGTCCTTTAGACGCAGGTAAACTTGTGCTATCGCCAACGCGAACTTACGCCCCGATAATCAAAAAGATATTAGAAACTGTAGACAGACAACATATTCACGGAATGGTACATTGCAGTGGAGGTGCACAGACCAAGATCTTACACTTTGTAGATCGGTTCCACATTGTTAAGGATAATATGTTCGAAGTACCACCACTATTTAACCTCATTCAAGAGCAAAGCGGTACGGACTGGAAAGAGATGTATCAGGTTTTCAATATGGGGCATCGTATGGAGCTTTATGTTCCTCAGGCTGTTGCCGATCAAATCATCGCTATTTCTGAATCCTTCGGAGTAGCTGCTCAGATAGTAGGTAGGGTCGAAGATGCGGCAGAAAAGTCATTGACCATCCGCAGCCAACAAGGAGAATTCCACTATCATTAA
- the prfA gene encoding peptide chain release factor 1, whose product MLDKLNIVKQRFDEVSDLIIQPDIISDQKRYVQINKEYKELSELMKKRKEYIALTNNISEAEEIIADGSDQEMLEMAKMELESAKERLPQLEEEIRYMLIPKDPEDAKNVVVEIRAGTGGDEASIFAGDLYRMYTKYCEGRGWSVSTVDYNEGTSGGFKEIIFEVAGEDVYGTLKFEAGVHRVQRVPQTETQGRVHTSAATVMVLPEAEEFDVELDMQDVRIERTTSTGPGGQSVNTTYSAIKLHHEPTGIIVSCQDQKSQHKNLEKALKVLRSRLYEAELAKKQAADSEKRKSMVSSGDRSAKIRTYNYPQGRVTDHRIGLTLYDLGNIIDGDIQKLIDELMLAENTEKLKENSELF is encoded by the coding sequence ATGCTCGATAAACTCAATATAGTTAAACAGCGTTTTGACGAAGTCAGTGACCTTATTATTCAACCAGATATCATTTCCGATCAGAAGCGATATGTGCAGATCAATAAGGAGTACAAAGAGCTCAGCGAGCTCATGAAGAAACGCAAAGAATACATTGCCCTAACCAATAACATCTCAGAAGCAGAGGAGATCATTGCAGATGGTTCTGACCAGGAAATGCTTGAGATGGCGAAAATGGAATTGGAAAGTGCTAAAGAACGCTTGCCGCAACTGGAAGAGGAGATACGCTATATGCTGATCCCAAAAGATCCGGAAGACGCCAAGAATGTGGTTGTTGAGATCCGCGCAGGAACTGGTGGTGACGAGGCGAGTATCTTTGCCGGAGACCTCTACCGTATGTATACCAAGTATTGCGAAGGTCGTGGTTGGAGCGTTTCTACCGTCGATTATAACGAAGGGACTTCTGGTGGATTTAAAGAGATCATCTTTGAAGTAGCAGGAGAGGATGTATACGGAACCCTCAAGTTCGAGGCGGGAGTGCATCGCGTGCAACGTGTACCACAAACAGAAACGCAAGGCCGTGTACACACTAGTGCGGCTACTGTAATGGTTCTGCCAGAGGCAGAAGAGTTCGATGTAGAGCTAGACATGCAAGACGTTCGCATTGAACGAACCACATCGACAGGACCTGGAGGGCAATCTGTAAATACTACCTATTCTGCTATTAAACTACATCACGAGCCCACGGGCATTATAGTGAGTTGTCAGGACCAAAAGTCGCAGCACAAGAATTTGGAAAAAGCCTTAAAGGTATTGCGTTCGCGTCTTTATGAGGCTGAGCTAGCTAAAAAGCAAGCTGCAGATTCTGAGAAAAGAAAAAGCATGGTTTCTTCCGGAGACCGTTCTGCAAAGATCAGGACTTACAACTATCCGCAGGGCCGTGTTACCGATCACCGCATTGGTCTTACCCTCTACGATTTGGGTAATATAATCGATGGAGATATACAAAAGCTTATCGACGAGCTGATGCTCGCAGAGAATACCGAGAAACTTAAAGAGAACAGCGAACTTTTTTAA
- the pyrF gene encoding orotidine-5'-phosphate decarboxylase encodes MTSQQLTEQILAKRSFLCVGLDVDLEKIPPHLLKEEDPIFAFNKAIIDATSELCVAYKPNTAFYEAYGLKGWQALQKTIDYLNAEYPDHFTIADAKRGDIGNTSTRYAKAFFESMNFDSVTVAPYMGRDSVEPFLQFEGKYVILLALTSNTGAFEFQTLSVGDQSLYQQVIETASTWENADRLMYVVGATKAEHLAVIRQKLPNQFLLIPGVGAQGGSLTEVCKYGMTDNVGLLVNSSRGIIYASSGEDFATAAAAKAADLQQQMATVLHGV; translated from the coding sequence ATGACAAGCCAGCAATTAACCGAGCAGATTTTAGCCAAGCGCTCCTTTTTGTGTGTAGGGCTGGACGTTGATTTAGAAAAGATACCACCGCATTTACTTAAGGAAGAAGATCCAATCTTCGCTTTCAATAAGGCGATCATAGATGCTACTTCGGAGCTTTGTGTGGCCTACAAACCCAACACAGCCTTTTACGAAGCCTATGGGCTTAAAGGGTGGCAGGCCTTACAAAAGACCATCGATTATTTGAACGCAGAGTATCCCGATCACTTTACCATAGCTGATGCTAAACGCGGCGATATTGGAAACACCTCTACACGTTATGCCAAGGCCTTCTTTGAATCAATGAATTTTGATTCGGTCACGGTAGCTCCTTATATGGGAAGAGATTCTGTAGAACCATTTTTACAGTTCGAAGGGAAATATGTGATCCTGTTGGCCTTGACCTCTAATACAGGAGCTTTTGAATTTCAGACGCTCTCTGTAGGCGATCAAAGTCTTTACCAGCAGGTTATCGAGACTGCCTCTACTTGGGAAAACGCAGATCGTCTTATGTATGTGGTAGGCGCTACTAAAGCAGAACATTTGGCAGTAATACGTCAAAAATTACCCAACCAATTCTTACTGATCCCGGGAGTAGGAGCTCAGGGTGGCTCCTTGACCGAGGTATGCAAATACGGGATGACAGACAATGTTGGACTCTTGGTAAATTCTTCTCGAGGAATTATCTATGCCTCTTCTGGCGAAGACTTTGCAACGGCTGCCGCAGCCAAAGCTGCAGATTTACAGCAGCAAATGGCAACTGTACTCCATGGAGTCTAA
- a CDS encoding helical backbone metal receptor has protein sequence MESKDQLGRIHHFDKIPSRIVSLVPSQTELLVDLGLREQVVGITKFCVHPTDLKQQKTIVGGTKNVKIDKISALKPDIVIANKEENTQQIVAALETIAPVWVSDINSVKDSLNFIGAMGALFGREEQAADLIRAIETARRDFKGYIDDKPALKTAYLIWKSPYMVAGHNTFIGDLLRENGFENIVSDPNGRYPEVDLKTLQQADQIFLSSEPYPFKEKDRAELEAQLGVTVKLVDGEYFSWYGSRLGQAYEYFKRLH, from the coding sequence ATGGAGTCTAAAGATCAATTAGGACGTATACATCATTTTGATAAGATTCCCAGTCGAATCGTTTCCTTAGTGCCTTCTCAAACCGAACTGTTAGTAGACCTTGGGCTGCGAGAGCAAGTTGTCGGTATCACCAAGTTTTGTGTGCATCCTACAGATCTGAAGCAACAAAAGACGATAGTTGGAGGCACCAAGAATGTAAAGATCGACAAGATCTCCGCTCTGAAGCCAGACATCGTCATTGCCAATAAAGAAGAAAATACTCAGCAGATCGTAGCTGCTCTTGAAACTATTGCGCCCGTATGGGTTAGCGATATCAATTCCGTAAAGGATAGCTTGAACTTTATTGGTGCCATGGGAGCTCTTTTTGGGCGAGAAGAGCAAGCTGCGGACTTGATAAGGGCTATAGAAACGGCTCGGAGAGATTTTAAAGGCTATATCGATGACAAACCTGCATTAAAGACGGCTTATTTAATATGGAAGTCACCCTATATGGTGGCAGGGCATAACACATTTATCGGTGATCTATTGCGTGAGAATGGTTTTGAGAATATAGTGTCAGATCCAAATGGGCGTTATCCGGAGGTCGATTTAAAAACCCTGCAACAGGCCGATCAGATCTTTTTGAGTTCAGAACCTTATCCTTTCAAAGAAAAGGATCGCGCCGAATTGGAAGCGCAGTTAGGAGTGACCGTCAAATTAGTAGACGGTGAATATTTTAGTTGGTACGGGAGCAGACTTGGGCAGGCCTATGAGTATTTTAAGCGCTTGCACTAA
- a CDS encoding DUF4197 domain-containing protein: protein MKRLPLILFTFITFSCGELQQVVNNLPGGLPALSEAEIGNGLRQALEFGIEKQVSKLTATDGFYKNELVKILLPEELRKVDATLRDIGLSSLADEGLKALNRAAEDAVKDATPIFVAAVKDITFADAKNILLGADNAATTYLENRTRTALYAKFNPVINNSFSRVGADVIWTELINKYNAIPLVNDVNPDLTDYVTTEALKGVYTMIAVEEQEIRNKIGARTTDLLRRVFALQD from the coding sequence ATGAAACGTCTACCCTTAATCCTTTTTACCTTTATCACTTTTAGCTGCGGAGAACTGCAACAAGTTGTCAATAATTTGCCCGGTGGACTACCTGCACTAAGCGAAGCTGAAATTGGAAATGGATTGAGACAAGCCTTAGAATTTGGGATCGAAAAACAGGTGAGCAAGCTCACCGCAACAGACGGTTTCTACAAGAACGAATTGGTTAAGATCCTCCTGCCCGAAGAGCTGAGAAAAGTAGATGCCACTCTTAGAGATATTGGTCTTTCCAGTTTAGCGGACGAAGGTCTAAAAGCGCTCAACAGAGCTGCAGAAGATGCCGTTAAAGACGCGACCCCAATATTTGTTGCCGCTGTAAAGGACATCACCTTTGCCGATGCTAAGAATATTCTGCTTGGTGCCGACAATGCCGCTACCACTTACCTTGAGAACAGAACCCGTACCGCACTTTATGCCAAGTTCAATCCGGTGATCAATAATTCCTTTAGTCGGGTTGGTGCCGATGTGATCTGGACAGAGCTAATTAACAAATACAATGCTATTCCACTGGTCAATGATGTCAACCCTGATCTGACAGATTATGTGACCACAGAAGCCCTTAAAGGTGTTTATACAATGATAGCCGTTGAGGAACAGGAAATTAGGAATAAAATTGGGGCTAGAACCACTGATCTTTTACGCCGTGTTTTTGCGCTTCAGGACTAA